A single window of Caldimicrobium thiodismutans DNA harbors:
- a CDS encoding alginate export family protein, translating into MKRAILTGITGLTLLSGASSLLAIDHQIGAHLRFRYENWDNLITLGTNTAVNSFKDRSFFRLRAMLWDDIKFNNQTSLRIRLNTEPKYQMGPYYHMLKDNVDRRKFDQDEVVIDNLYLDIKRPFNLPLDLRIGRQDFLGPDTYGEGFLILDGTPGDGSRTFYFNALRARLFLSNKDSIDFVVLKQKERDVYLPSLHPSYDDGNGKNYIYHKKRLTASNEFAFFTYGRFKPCPELQLEPYYIYKKEENSTTSSYAIPASYLHNIGLRGVYSFTKDLRVRAELVRQFGEYSNGTDRRAWGGYAFLEKAFPNCPAKPTVEIGYVYLSGDDRHSKKDEAFNPLFSRNPNWNELIIYTYLLENINKSGAIAGYWTNLKMPMIRVKASPIKDLTLQLSYQKLYADEKTKNLPTFMFSNKGTDRGDLYLGIVNYKFTKSLDGMLQYEIFDPDDFYSKEAKTAHFFRAQIQYKY; encoded by the coding sequence ATGAAGAGAGCTATTCTTACAGGTATTACAGGCCTTACTTTACTTTCTGGGGCCTCATCCCTTTTAGCCATTGATCATCAAATTGGAGCTCATTTAAGGTTTAGATACGAAAACTGGGACAATCTGATCACCCTGGGCACAAACACTGCGGTAAATTCTTTTAAGGACCGTTCTTTTTTTAGACTAAGGGCTATGCTCTGGGATGATATTAAATTTAATAATCAAACAAGCCTTCGCATCAGATTAAATACAGAACCAAAATATCAAATGGGCCCCTATTATCACATGTTGAAAGACAATGTAGATCGCAGAAAATTTGACCAGGATGAAGTAGTTATTGATAATCTCTATCTTGACATAAAGAGACCCTTTAATCTTCCCCTTGACTTAAGGATTGGTAGGCAGGATTTTCTTGGCCCGGATACCTACGGAGAGGGCTTTCTTATTCTTGATGGAACCCCAGGAGATGGCTCAAGAACCTTTTATTTCAATGCCCTAAGAGCAAGGCTTTTCCTGAGTAATAAAGATTCCATTGATTTTGTGGTCCTAAAGCAAAAGGAAAGAGATGTCTATCTTCCAAGTCTTCACCCTTCCTATGATGATGGAAATGGTAAAAATTATATCTACCACAAAAAAAGGCTTACGGCCTCAAATGAATTTGCCTTCTTTACTTATGGAAGATTTAAACCCTGTCCAGAGCTACAACTTGAACCTTACTATATTTACAAAAAAGAAGAAAACTCTACAACATCTTCATATGCCATACCAGCAAGCTATCTCCATAACATTGGTTTAAGAGGGGTTTACAGTTTTACCAAAGATCTCAGAGTAAGAGCTGAACTTGTTCGCCAGTTTGGAGAGTATTCAAATGGCACAGATAGAAGGGCCTGGGGTGGTTATGCCTTTTTGGAGAAGGCCTTCCCCAATTGCCCTGCCAAACCCACAGTGGAAATTGGTTATGTCTATCTCTCAGGAGATGATCGCCATTCCAAAAAAGATGAGGCCTTTAATCCCCTCTTTTCAAGAAATCCCAACTGGAACGAACTAATTATTTACACATATCTTCTTGAAAACATCAATAAAAGTGGAGCCATCGCTGGATACTGGACAAATCTTAAAATGCCAATGATAAGAGTTAAAGCCTCTCCTATAAAGGATTTAACTCTCCAGTTAAGTTATCAAAAACTTTATGCAGATGAAAAAACAAAAAATTTACCTACCTTTATGTTTTCCAATAAAGGCACTGATAGAGGGGATCTTTATTTGGGCATAGTCAATTATAAATTCACTAAGTCCCTTGATGGTATGCTTCAGTATGAAATTTTTGACCCAGATGATTTTTATTCCAAGGAAGCCAAAACCGCACACTTCTTTAGAGCCCAGATCCAGTATAAGTATTAA
- the hisF gene encoding imidazole glycerol phosphate synthase subunit HisF, with the protein MLSKRIVVCLDVKEGKTTKGVKFKDNIEVGDPVEMAEKYYLDGADEIVFYDITASAEHRPIMIDVVRRTAERIFIPFSVGGGIRTVEDMREVLLAGAEKVSVNTAAVLNPRLIYEGAKAFGSQCIVLGMDVKKVERSAKIPSGYEVWIKGGRQPMGIDALWWAKEAENLGAGEIVLNSIDADGTKEGYELTITEMIATAVKIPVVASGGAGHPEHLYEVLTRAKADAALIASMVHYGIYTIKEIKDYLAQRGVKVRLKW; encoded by the coding sequence ATGCTTAGCAAGCGGATAGTTGTCTGTCTTGATGTGAAGGAGGGAAAAACCACAAAAGGGGTAAAATTCAAGGATAATATTGAGGTTGGAGATCCTGTTGAGATGGCTGAAAAATACTATCTTGATGGGGCAGATGAGATTGTTTTTTATGATATTACTGCCAGTGCGGAGCATCGCCCTATTATGATTGATGTGGTGAGAAGAACAGCTGAGCGTATTTTTATCCCCTTTTCTGTGGGAGGAGGCATTCGCACCGTGGAGGATATGCGCGAGGTTCTTCTTGCAGGGGCAGAAAAGGTCTCGGTGAACACTGCAGCCGTTCTCAATCCCAGGCTTATTTATGAGGGGGCTAAAGCCTTTGGATCCCAGTGCATTGTTCTTGGAATGGATGTAAAAAAAGTAGAAAGATCAGCCAAAATTCCTTCAGGGTATGAGGTTTGGATTAAAGGTGGAAGACAGCCCATGGGGATTGATGCGCTGTGGTGGGCAAAGGAGGCAGAAAACCTCGGGGCAGGAGAGATTGTGCTTAACTCTATTGATGCCGATGGAACAAAGGAAGGCTACGAGCTAACCATTACGGAGATGATTGCCACCGCTGTAAAGATTCCTGTTGTTGCCTCAGGTGGAGCAGGCCATCCCGAACACCTTTATGAGGTGCTTACCAGAGCCAAAGCTGATGCAGCCCTCATTGCTTCAATGGTGCATTATGGAATATATACTATAAAAGAAATCAAAGATTATTTAGCCCAAAGAGGGGTAAAAGTTCGCCTTAAATGGTAA
- a CDS encoding glycosyltransferase family 4 protein: MFLNFGKKDGYEMGHGLMVGGDKVERLKIVFSSNTSFSLYNFRLGLMRRLKNLGYEVIAIAPKDEYTDELLKEGFKYFEVKNLSRKGKNPFNDLKLLWEYIRLFKKIKPDLVINYTIKPNIYGGLAGKILGIPYINVVTGLGYVFVRGGALAKLVKFLYWLSFRGSNFVVFQNTEDRKELKGVIPENKVAEILGSGVNTEYFSPSQCKETEKDRFIFLFVGRFLRDKGILELVSAGKLLYQKRKDFEIWLLGGLDKGNPESISNDELEKIEKLPFIQVLPFARDVRLFLCNCDCMVLPSYREGLPKSLLEAMAMGKTVITTDAPGCREVCLNGVNGFLVKPKDIESLYRAMLEMLELSQEERLKMGKEGKRLVEERFSEEIVIEKYLSLIKKIL, from the coding sequence TTGTTTTTGAACTTTGGAAAGAAAGATGGCTATGAAATGGGACATGGTCTAATGGTAGGGGGAGATAAAGTTGAAAGGCTTAAAATTGTTTTCTCATCCAACACCTCTTTCTCCCTTTACAACTTCCGCCTTGGACTAATGAGAAGACTTAAAAATCTCGGATACGAAGTGATAGCAATTGCTCCAAAAGATGAGTATACAGATGAGCTTTTGAAGGAAGGGTTTAAATATTTTGAGGTTAAAAATCTTTCTCGGAAGGGTAAGAACCCTTTTAATGACTTAAAACTCCTATGGGAATATATTCGGCTGTTTAAAAAAATAAAGCCAGATCTTGTGATAAATTACACTATTAAACCCAATATTTATGGGGGGCTTGCCGGAAAAATTCTCGGAATCCCCTATATCAATGTGGTAACAGGGCTTGGTTATGTCTTTGTGAGGGGAGGAGCTTTGGCTAAATTGGTAAAATTTTTGTATTGGCTTTCTTTCAGAGGAAGTAATTTTGTAGTTTTTCAAAATACAGAGGACAGAAAAGAGTTAAAAGGAGTTATTCCAGAAAATAAGGTAGCTGAAATTCTCGGATCTGGAGTAAACACAGAGTATTTTTCACCTTCTCAGTGTAAGGAGACAGAAAAAGATAGATTTATCTTTCTTTTTGTGGGAAGGTTTCTCAGAGATAAAGGAATTCTTGAACTTGTTTCCGCAGGAAAGCTTCTATATCAGAAAAGAAAAGATTTTGAAATCTGGCTTCTCGGCGGATTGGATAAAGGAAATCCTGAATCTATATCAAATGATGAACTTGAAAAAATTGAGAAACTTCCCTTTATTCAAGTTTTACCTTTTGCCAGGGATGTAAGACTCTTTTTGTGTAATTGTGATTGTATGGTTTTGCCTTCTTATAGAGAAGGATTGCCAAAAAGTCTTCTTGAGGCTATGGCTATGGGGAAAACGGTTATTACAACCGATGCTCCAGGATGTAGAGAAGTTTGTTTGAATGGTGTAAATGGTTTTCTTGTTAAACCAAAAGATATTGAGAGTCTTTATAGAGCTATGCTTGAAATGCTTGAGCTTTCTCAAGAAGAGAGATTAAAAATGGGAAAAGAAGGAAAAAGGCTTGTTGAGGAGAGGTTTAGTGAGGAGATAGTCATAGAAAAGTATTTAAGTTTAATTAAAAAGATTTTGTAA
- a CDS encoding nucleotidyltransferase domain-containing protein: MNFGLSKEKLSKIIKVFSRYPEIERAILYGSRAKGTHQKGSDIDIAIIAPKMDFSRYLKLLSELEELDLLEKIDLTKYELLAPDLKAHIERVGKVIYPQNPSTCD, translated from the coding sequence ATGAATTTTGGCCTTTCCAAGGAAAAACTCTCAAAGATAATCAAGGTCTTCTCCAGGTATCCTGAAATTGAAAGGGCCATCCTTTATGGTTCAAGAGCCAAGGGCACCCATCAAAAGGGCTCAGATATAGACATAGCCATCATAGCCCCTAAAATGGATTTTTCCAGATACTTAAAACTTCTTTCTGAACTTGAAGAACTTGACCTTCTTGAAAAAATTGATTTAACCAAATACGAACTCCTTGCCCCAGATCTCAAAGCCCATATTGAAAGAGTAGGAAAAGTTATTTACCCTCAAAACCCATCAACTTGTGATTAA
- a CDS encoding ATP-binding protein — protein MNLEKLISHLEETHAKLKLSLPHRLRPYYKNLNLENIRGALIYGQRGVGKTTFLLSISREKPFLYFSADHPFLLTFPLYEVVQKIFSHGYEGVIIDEVHYAKDWSLHLKALYDDYPHHYIWASGSSSLLLKMGVADLSRRFVQTRLPLLSFRDYIYLTSEIFVPPVEFFNFQKDHLELVRKVNILKFFREYISSGTRPIFVEGEYCKRIQGIIEKSIFYDIPSLMPQLQSNYLRLMYAVFGYLIGSPVPTINITKLCNSWHIGKEKLYHLLSLLEALELFKIVRKKGDKSVLSKGAKMFINDPSVYHCYRGEPGSAREAFVVYSLSEKYEVFASSKEGEYDYMVNNIKLEVGGRKKEHKGADFVISDDLEIPVKNRIPLWLLGMLW, from the coding sequence ATGAATCTAGAAAAGCTTATTTCCCATTTAGAGGAAACTCATGCTAAGCTCAAGCTATCTCTTCCCCATAGATTGCGCCCTTATTATAAAAATCTTAATCTTGAAAATATAAGAGGAGCCCTTATCTACGGTCAAAGAGGTGTAGGTAAAACTACATTTCTTCTTTCTATTTCCCGAGAAAAGCCTTTCCTATATTTTTCTGCGGATCATCCTTTTTTATTAACTTTTCCCCTTTATGAAGTTGTGCAAAAGATCTTTTCCCATGGATATGAAGGAGTTATTATTGATGAAGTTCACTATGCCAAGGACTGGAGTTTACATCTTAAGGCTTTATATGATGACTATCCCCATCACTATATTTGGGCAAGTGGTAGCAGTAGTCTTCTTTTAAAAATGGGGGTTGCTGACCTTTCAAGAAGATTTGTTCAGACAAGGCTACCTCTTCTTTCTTTTAGAGATTACATCTATCTAACCTCTGAGATTTTTGTTCCCCCTGTTGAGTTTTTTAATTTCCAAAAAGATCATTTAGAACTTGTGAGAAAAGTAAATATTTTAAAGTTTTTCAGAGAATATATTTCTTCTGGGACAAGGCCTATTTTTGTTGAAGGTGAATATTGCAAACGCATTCAGGGAATTATTGAAAAGAGTATTTTTTACGATATTCCCTCTCTTATGCCTCAGCTTCAAAGTAATTATCTAAGACTTATGTATGCAGTTTTTGGGTATTTAATTGGCTCACCAGTTCCTACTATTAATATTACCAAGCTTTGCAATAGCTGGCATATTGGAAAAGAAAAGCTCTACCATCTTTTAAGCCTTTTAGAGGCTCTTGAACTTTTTAAAATAGTAAGAAAAAAAGGCGATAAAAGTGTTTTATCTAAGGGAGCTAAAATGTTTATTAATGACCCCTCGGTATATCACTGTTACAGAGGAGAGCCTGGATCTGCCCGGGAGGCCTTTGTGGTATATAGTCTCTCTGAAAAATATGAAGTCTTTGCAAGCTCGAAGGAAGGTGAGTATGACTATATGGTAAATAATATAAAACTTGAGGTAGGAGGAAGAAAAAAAGAACACAAAGGAGCAGACTTTGTGATCTCAGATGACCTTGAAATTCCAGTTAAAAATAGGATTCCTCTGTGGCTTCTTGGAATGCTTTGGTGA
- a CDS encoding nucleotidyltransferase substrate binding protein, which translates to MKKVNQDIRWKQRFSNFKKALKQLEEAIELSHQRDLSPLEKQGVIKAFEYTYELSWNLIRDYLIYQGLYEIRGSRDALKLGFKYGLIEDAEVWLQMISARNLSSHTYNEETAEEILKKILQNFYFEFKKLLQKFEELAEKERV; encoded by the coding sequence ATGAAAAAGGTAAATCAGGACATAAGATGGAAGCAGAGGTTTTCCAATTTTAAAAAGGCCTTAAAACAACTTGAAGAGGCCATAGAGCTTTCCCATCAAAGAGACCTTTCCCCTCTTGAAAAACAGGGAGTAATAAAGGCTTTTGAATACACTTATGAGCTTTCCTGGAATCTCATAAGAGACTATCTTATCTATCAGGGGCTTTATGAAATAAGAGGGTCAAGAGATGCCCTAAAATTGGGATTCAAATACGGGCTTATTGAAGATGCTGAGGTCTGGCTTCAGATGATTTCAGCAAGAAATCTAAGCTCACACACTTATAATGAAGAAACTGCTGAAGAAATTTTAAAAAAAATCCTTCAAAACTTCTATTTTGAATTTAAAAAACTTCTTCAAAAATTTGAAGAACTTGCTGAGAAAGAAAGGGTATGA
- the cutA gene encoding divalent-cation tolerance protein CutA: protein MEKIVFLYVTTFSPEEAEKIGKILLEKRLCACVNIYPGVRSHYWWKGKIDSSEEAIMMVKTRESLISEAERVIKENHSYTCPCIAKIPVEIIFKPFEEWLLKETEG from the coding sequence ATGGAGAAAATAGTTTTTCTATATGTAACTACCTTTTCGCCTGAGGAAGCAGAAAAAATTGGAAAAATTCTTCTGGAAAAGCGGCTTTGTGCCTGTGTAAATATCTATCCAGGGGTTAGATCCCATTACTGGTGGAAGGGAAAAATTGATTCCTCAGAAGAGGCTATTATGATGGTGAAAACTCGGGAATCCCTTATTTCAGAAGCAGAAAGAGTTATCAAAGAAAATCATAGTTACACCTGTCCTTGTATTGCCAAAATACCTGTAGAAATTATCTTTAAGCCCTTTGAGGAATGGCTATTAAAAGAAACGGAGGGATAG
- a CDS encoding ATP-binding protein has product MKKKEILKTIIREFHASEIPSLVKRDVEVPIASGKIISIIGPRRSGKTYFLYQLISTIVESTSNKENILYINFEDERLDLTTEELDLILQAYRELYPEIDLSKAFFFFDEIQNVNGWEKFIRRIYDSITKNIFITGSNSKMLGDEIATSLRGRTLKYKILPLSFKEFLSFKKFKITLPQDFYDSKIKAKVINLFKEYMLWGGFPEIIFQPESIKMRILQEYFDVMIYRDLIERYSIKDTFVLKYFIKRVAETVSKSLSINKIYNEIKSHGLKVGKNILYEFLEYLENAFLIRKIKKKSHSVLRSEFSDRKAYFIDNGILIAINVFEGQDYGILLENLIFRELYRKSKNLFFHKEKKECDFILEDSFPIQVCFDFSDPAVKKREIKGLVECCRRFNFKKGLIITFDEEDVLNVNGYTFTVVPAYKWLLKKSVN; this is encoded by the coding sequence ATGAAAAAGAAAGAAATCCTTAAAACTATTATCAGAGAATTTCACGCAAGTGAGATACCCTCTCTGGTGAAAAGAGATGTAGAAGTTCCAATTGCCTCAGGAAAGATTATTTCAATAATTGGACCGAGGCGAAGCGGAAAAACTTATTTTCTTTATCAACTAATTAGCACAATCGTTGAATCGACATCAAATAAAGAAAACATCTTATATATAAATTTTGAAGACGAGCGTCTTGATCTGACAACAGAGGAATTAGACTTAATCCTTCAGGCATATAGAGAATTGTATCCAGAAATAGACCTCTCAAAAGCCTTTTTCTTTTTTGATGAAATTCAGAATGTTAATGGATGGGAAAAATTTATACGGCGGATATATGATAGCATTACAAAAAATATATTTATCACAGGCTCGAATTCAAAAATGCTTGGTGATGAAATTGCTACCTCTTTAAGAGGAAGAACATTAAAGTATAAAATATTACCTCTGTCTTTTAAGGAGTTTTTAAGTTTTAAAAAATTTAAAATAACTTTACCTCAAGATTTTTATGATTCTAAGATCAAGGCAAAAGTTATAAATTTATTTAAAGAGTATATGCTTTGGGGAGGATTTCCAGAGATAATTTTTCAACCTGAAAGTATAAAAATGAGAATTCTTCAGGAATATTTTGATGTTATGATATATAGAGATTTGATTGAAAGATACAGTATCAAAGATACATTTGTGCTTAAGTATTTCATAAAGCGGGTAGCAGAAACAGTTTCAAAATCACTTTCAATAAATAAAATCTATAACGAAATTAAATCTCATGGTTTAAAGGTAGGTAAAAATATTCTTTATGAGTTTCTTGAGTATCTTGAGAATGCTTTTCTTATAAGAAAGATAAAAAAGAAAAGTCATTCAGTGCTTCGCTCTGAATTTTCAGATAGAAAGGCTTATTTTATTGATAATGGGATTTTAATAGCAATAAATGTCTTTGAAGGGCAGGATTATGGGATCCTTCTTGAAAATTTAATTTTTAGAGAACTCTATAGAAAAAGTAAGAACTTATTTTTTCATAAAGAAAAGAAAGAGTGTGATTTTATATTAGAAGACAGCTTTCCCATACAGGTTTGTTTTGACTTCAGTGATCCTGCAGTAAAAAAGAGAGAGATAAAGGGGCTTGTTGAGTGCTGTAGAAGATTTAATTTTAAAAAAGGATTAATTATAACTTTTGATGAAGAAGATGTTCTAAATGTTAACGGGTATACTTTTACAGTAGTTCCCGCATATAAGTGGTTACTTAAAAAATCAGTAAATTAA